A genomic region of Trichothermofontia sichuanensis B231 contains the following coding sequences:
- a CDS encoding NuoF family protein, with protein MDLAELLAIRQKERDRQKSTRIHCCTAAGCLSSGSAAVKAQLEAAVDAEGLGASTEVCSVGCMRFCGRGPLVEVVSREGDREPILYEQVTTADAASIVKALKGGEATAPLGDRNHPFFARQFPIVLENSGKIDPERIEEYIAVGGYQQLYRVLYEYDPAEVVDEITRSGLRGRGGGGYPTGLKWATVAKMPAGQKYVICNADEGDPGAFMDRSVLESDPHRVLEGMAIAGYAIGANHGFIYVRAEYPLAIRHLQKAIQQAKRYSLLGSQIFGSPFDFKIDIRVGAGAFVCGEETALIASVEGRRGNPRPRPPYPAESGLWGCPTLINNVETLANIPAIIREGAEWYAKIGTEKSKGTKVFALTGKVRNTGLIEVPMGTTLRQIVEEMGGGVATAGGVKAVQTGGPSGGCIPASALDTSVDYESLTQLGSIMGSGGMIVMDNETNMVDVARFYMEFCRGESCGKCIPCRAGTVQLYQMLTKILNREASEGDLERLEALCYMVRDTSLCGLGMTAPNPVLSTLRYFRQEYEELLQPATGKR; from the coding sequence ATGGATTTAGCTGAACTGCTTGCGATCAGGCAAAAGGAACGCGATCGTCAGAAATCAACCCGGATTCACTGCTGTACGGCTGCCGGGTGCCTTTCCTCTGGATCAGCGGCGGTAAAGGCTCAACTGGAAGCTGCCGTCGATGCTGAGGGGCTGGGGGCCTCGACTGAGGTGTGCAGTGTGGGTTGTATGCGCTTTTGTGGCCGGGGTCCCCTGGTGGAGGTGGTCAGCCGCGAGGGTGATCGCGAGCCGATTCTCTATGAACAGGTGACCACTGCGGATGCGGCTTCGATCGTCAAGGCGCTCAAGGGTGGCGAAGCCACGGCTCCCTTGGGCGATCGCAACCATCCCTTCTTTGCCCGTCAGTTTCCCATTGTGTTGGAAAACAGCGGCAAGATTGACCCGGAACGGATTGAGGAATACATCGCCGTTGGGGGGTACCAGCAGTTATATCGGGTGCTGTACGAATATGATCCGGCGGAAGTGGTGGACGAAATCACCCGCAGTGGGCTGCGGGGCCGGGGGGGGGGTGGTTATCCCACTGGCTTGAAGTGGGCCACGGTAGCCAAGATGCCCGCGGGCCAGAAATACGTTATCTGCAATGCGGACGAGGGTGATCCTGGTGCCTTTATGGATCGCAGTGTGTTGGAGAGTGATCCCCATCGGGTGCTGGAGGGCATGGCGATCGCGGGGTATGCGATCGGGGCCAACCACGGCTTCATCTACGTGCGGGCTGAATATCCTCTAGCGATCCGGCATCTGCAAAAGGCCATTCAACAGGCCAAGCGCTACAGCCTTTTGGGCAGCCAGATCTTTGGCTCTCCCTTCGACTTCAAGATCGACATTCGCGTGGGGGCTGGAGCCTTTGTCTGTGGTGAAGAAACCGCCCTCATTGCCTCCGTCGAAGGGCGGCGGGGAAATCCGCGTCCGCGTCCCCCCTATCCCGCCGAGTCAGGCTTGTGGGGGTGTCCTACCCTGATCAACAACGTGGAAACCCTGGCCAACATTCCCGCCATTATCCGGGAAGGAGCTGAGTGGTACGCCAAAATTGGCACGGAAAAGAGCAAGGGAACTAAGGTCTTTGCCCTCACCGGCAAGGTTCGCAATACGGGCCTCATCGAAGTGCCAATGGGGACAACCCTGCGCCAGATTGTTGAAGAAATGGGGGGTGGGGTTGCCACTGCTGGCGGGGTGAAGGCCGTGCAAACCGGGGGGCCTTCCGGTGGCTGCATTCCGGCCAGCGCTTTGGATACCTCCGTCGACTATGAATCCCTGACCCAGTTGGGTAGCATCATGGGGTCCGGCGGCATGATCGTCATGGACAACGAAACCAATATGGTGGATGTAGCCCGTTTCTACATGGAATTCTGTCGGGGTGAATCCTGTGGCAAGTGTATCCCCTGTCGGGCAGGGACGGTGCAGCTATACCAAATGCTGACCAAGATCCTGAATCGTGAGGCCAGCGAGGGTGATCTGGAACGGTTGGAAGCGTTGTGCTACATGGTCCGCGATACGAGTCTGTGCGGGTTGGGGATGACGGCTCCGAATCCGGTGTTGAGCACCCTGCGCTATTTCCGGCAGGAGTATGAGGAATTGCTGCAACCAGCGACAGGGAAGAGGTAA
- the hoxE gene encoding bidirectional hydrogenase complex protein HoxE has translation MSPLSSTPTIDRQPPSAINEHPSGDKRFKVLDITMKRNQYRSDALIEVLHKAQEAFGYLEEDVLYYIARGLKLPLSRVYGVATFYHLFSLKPSGAHSCVVCLGTACYVKGAGELLAALEREMGLKEGETTPDGQVSLVTARCIGACGIAPAAVFDGRVAGKQTPESVLAAIKEWLPDAAS, from the coding sequence ATGTCGCCACTATCGTCAACCCCAACCATCGATCGTCAACCTCCTTCTGCCATCAACGAACATCCCAGTGGGGATAAGCGCTTTAAGGTTCTGGACATCACCATGAAGCGCAACCAGTATCGGTCTGATGCGTTGATTGAGGTTCTCCACAAGGCGCAGGAGGCGTTTGGCTATTTAGAAGAGGACGTGTTGTACTACATTGCGCGGGGGCTGAAGTTGCCCTTGAGTCGTGTCTATGGCGTTGCTACGTTTTATCACCTGTTTTCCCTCAAGCCTAGTGGTGCCCACAGTTGTGTGGTTTGTCTGGGGACTGCCTGTTATGTCAAAGGTGCGGGGGAACTCCTGGCGGCCTTGGAGCGAGAAATGGGCCTGAAGGAGGGGGAAACCACTCCCGATGGTCAGGTGTCGTTGGTCACGGCCCGGTGTATTGGGGCCTGTGGCATTGCCCCGGCTGCCGTCTTTGATGGTCGTGTTGCTGGGAAGCAAACGCCAGAAAGTGTCCTCGCAGCGATCAAGGAGTGGCTCCCCGACGCAGCGTCCTAA